The proteins below come from a single Saccharophagus degradans 2-40 genomic window:
- a CDS encoding sensor histidine kinase — protein MAPQSEQILREQVAILYQQNTAMVVVNLAVAGLLIYGFSPIAPQPLLIGWGLMMLTVCAIRVSFWLMYRIRKHNEFSRFYADLFVFGCALSGIVWASASIMFFQPDTVQYQIFMFFVLTGMAAGSLTSLYAYAPAFYAFFLTSFIPMMIWLVLSGSKAQTTLAAFCLIFILGLSYMYMRLNRSLLASLTLRTKNKELEEQVSNLEQQAEITANNQQRLIELADTNLRPTLHTLSLMVNTFSEANSEQQQRTLATIKSHLNRLNFKFEALQDIAMLEANIIKPEAHSFRVQELMENLAEVFAPVAQKKGLSLAVETADLLVHSDPLILENALRYFVCQSLRQSTTGEITLACHVENSQVVLEIRNSDKHSAAPGTKLKSEVDTVLAMVNQLAELLGHKTESNSYPGLGSVFRVYLPFANSSNNQQPLHLLPVTSTAPDIAPKTVIALVEPDKVAREYTATFYRERGCDVIAEESTQKLLAELKDSELKPNTIIVDAGFDNTATALAELAQIKKVIGKPTNHNYLTTTNKSMKAKQLQLEDNVTILVKPLGEALLNSLMRAGGAGKISLKQEINTKQLFIHTSHHVD, from the coding sequence ATGGCCCCCCAATCAGAACAAATCCTTCGGGAACAAGTTGCCATTCTTTATCAGCAAAACACGGCAATGGTGGTAGTGAACCTCGCGGTAGCAGGCTTACTAATTTATGGCTTTAGCCCTATTGCCCCGCAACCCCTATTAATTGGGTGGGGGCTAATGATGCTCACCGTATGTGCAATTCGGGTTAGCTTTTGGTTGATGTATCGCATACGCAAACACAATGAATTCAGTCGGTTTTACGCGGATTTATTTGTTTTCGGTTGTGCGCTATCCGGCATTGTCTGGGCTTCTGCCAGCATTATGTTTTTTCAGCCAGACACAGTGCAGTATCAAATATTCATGTTTTTCGTGCTGACAGGCATGGCGGCTGGCTCACTCACCTCGCTCTATGCTTACGCACCCGCTTTCTACGCGTTTTTCTTAACATCATTTATCCCAATGATGATCTGGCTTGTGCTCTCTGGAAGCAAAGCTCAAACCACGCTCGCCGCGTTCTGCCTTATTTTTATACTTGGGCTCAGTTACATGTATATGCGGTTAAACCGCTCGCTGTTAGCTTCATTAACGCTACGAACCAAAAACAAAGAGCTTGAAGAACAGGTGAGTAACTTAGAGCAGCAAGCAGAGATAACCGCCAATAACCAGCAGCGCCTTATTGAGCTCGCCGATACCAACCTACGCCCAACGCTACATACACTAAGCCTAATGGTTAACACCTTTAGCGAAGCGAATTCTGAGCAACAGCAACGCACACTCGCAACGATTAAATCGCACCTTAATCGGCTAAATTTTAAGTTCGAAGCCCTGCAAGATATCGCGATGCTAGAGGCAAACATTATTAAACCGGAAGCGCACAGCTTTCGCGTGCAAGAATTAATGGAAAACCTTGCAGAAGTATTTGCGCCGGTTGCGCAAAAGAAAGGGTTATCGTTAGCGGTAGAAACGGCCGACCTGCTTGTACATTCCGACCCGCTCATACTTGAGAACGCACTGCGCTATTTTGTTTGCCAGTCGCTCCGCCAATCCACCACCGGGGAAATTACCCTAGCTTGCCACGTAGAAAATTCACAAGTTGTGCTTGAAATTCGCAACAGCGATAAACATAGCGCCGCACCGGGCACCAAGCTTAAATCCGAAGTCGATACGGTGCTGGCAATGGTGAATCAGCTCGCGGAGTTGCTAGGCCATAAGACTGAATCGAATAGCTACCCCGGCCTTGGCTCTGTGTTTCGTGTTTATTTGCCTTTTGCCAATAGCAGTAACAACCAGCAACCGCTACATCTGCTACCTGTTACCAGCACAGCGCCAGACATAGCCCCCAAAACCGTGATCGCTTTGGTAGAACCCGATAAAGTAGCACGGGAATATACGGCTACGTTTTATAGAGAAAGAGGGTGCGATGTCATTGCAGAAGAATCAACACAAAAGCTGCTCGCCGAACTAAAAGATAGCGAGCTAAAACCAAACACAATCATCGTGGACGCCGGCTTCGATAATACAGCCACAGCCTTAGCAGAATTAGCCCAAATTAAGAAAGTGATAGGCAAACCCACTAACCACAACTACTTAACTACCACTAACAAATCAATGAAAGCCAAGCAATTACAGCTAGAGGATAACGTGACTATTTTAGTTAAACCCCTAGGCGAAGCTTTGCTAAATAGTTTAATGCGCGCAGGCGGCGCGGGTAAGATTAGCTTGAAACAAGAGATCAATACAAAGCAATTATTTATTCACACTTCGCATCATGTTGATTAA
- a CDS encoding sodium/sugar symporter: MQLETIDIVLFVAYVIGLIALALWVSREKPGHNTNTSDYFLAGNSLPWWAIGASLIAANISAEQIIGMSGSGFKIGLAIASYEWMAAITLIIVGKYFLPVFLKRGIYTMPQFLEQRYDHRVRTILAVFWLGVYIFVNLTAVLWLGALAINTITGVDMIYGMIFLGTFSVVYSLYGGLKAVALTDIVQVLVLVAGGLILSYICLDLLGKGDGVIAGFSVLTHAVPEKFDMILEEGNPNYMDLPGLSVLLGGMWVMNVSYWGFNQYIIQRTLAAKSLAEGQKGIAFAAYLKLLMPVIVVLPGIAAVILAPDLAKPDQAYPEMMTLMPSGIKGIVFAALVAAIVSSLGSMTNSISTIFTMDLYCHMKPNESQTHYVTVGRTVALVSLILAIICAKPLLGSFDQAFQYIQNFTGFFTPGICVLFLLGLFWKKATANGALAAALVSFVASIAFFFAAPNVPFMDRVAIVFLLSFITAIFVSILEGNKDQEKAVDLEGINFKTKTSFNIATLGVIAILIALYATWW, translated from the coding sequence ATGCAGCTCGAAACAATCGACATAGTCCTATTTGTGGCCTATGTCATAGGGTTAATAGCCCTCGCCTTATGGGTGTCCCGCGAAAAACCTGGGCACAATACAAATACTAGCGACTACTTCTTAGCAGGTAATAGCTTACCTTGGTGGGCCATTGGTGCATCGCTTATTGCAGCTAATATCTCGGCAGAGCAAATTATTGGTATGTCTGGCTCTGGTTTTAAAATTGGGCTGGCTATTGCTTCCTACGAGTGGATGGCGGCTATTACGCTCATTATTGTAGGTAAGTATTTTTTACCAGTGTTTTTAAAGCGCGGCATTTATACCATGCCGCAATTCCTAGAGCAGCGCTACGATCACCGTGTTCGTACAATTTTGGCTGTGTTCTGGTTGGGGGTGTACATCTTTGTAAACCTTACCGCCGTTTTGTGGTTGGGCGCTCTGGCAATTAACACCATTACCGGCGTAGATATGATCTACGGCATGATTTTTCTTGGCACCTTCTCAGTTGTTTATTCCCTTTACGGTGGTTTAAAAGCTGTAGCGCTTACCGATATTGTGCAAGTGTTGGTACTGGTGGCTGGGGGGTTGATCCTTTCTTATATTTGTTTGGACTTGCTCGGCAAAGGCGATGGTGTCATTGCAGGCTTTAGCGTGCTTACCCATGCGGTACCCGAAAAGTTCGATATGATATTAGAGGAGGGTAACCCCAACTACATGGACTTGCCTGGCTTGTCTGTACTGCTTGGCGGTATGTGGGTAATGAACGTGTCTTATTGGGGTTTTAACCAATACATTATTCAGCGTACTTTGGCGGCCAAGAGCTTAGCCGAAGGGCAGAAGGGTATTGCTTTCGCCGCCTATCTAAAACTACTTATGCCGGTGATAGTTGTATTGCCGGGTATTGCCGCGGTTATTCTTGCCCCTGATTTAGCAAAACCTGATCAGGCCTACCCAGAAATGATGACCTTAATGCCCTCCGGCATTAAAGGAATTGTGTTTGCTGCGTTAGTGGCTGCCATTGTGTCATCGCTTGGCTCTATGACTAACAGTATCTCTACCATTTTCACTATGGATTTGTACTGTCATATGAAGCCCAACGAGTCACAAACGCATTACGTGACTGTTGGTCGTACCGTAGCGTTGGTGTCGTTAATATTGGCAATTATCTGCGCTAAACCTTTGCTTGGTAGTTTCGATCAGGCTTTCCAATACATTCAAAATTTCACCGGCTTCTTTACGCCGGGTATTTGTGTGTTGTTCCTTTTAGGTCTGTTCTGGAAAAAAGCAACAGCCAATGGCGCGCTTGCGGCCGCGCTAGTATCGTTTGTGGCTTCGATTGCATTCTTTTTTGCGGCGCCCAACGTACCGTTTATGGATCGCGTTGCTATTGTATTTTTGCTTAGCTTTATTACCGCAATATTTGTATCCATATTGGAAGGCAATAAAGATCAAGAGAAAGCGGTGGATTTAGAGGGGATTAACTTTAAAACTAAAACCTCATTCAACATCGCAACACTTGGCGTTATTGCAATTCTTATCGCCTTATACGCCACCTGGTGGTAA
- a CDS encoding glycosyltransferase — protein sequence MRVSTPLLSQVGHHVDSRVRRYRGVFYWPAYKHYRRWRLEQNYQIPADTPLVVFDFSHTRIDGPQGRRFYALFIYFIRAGYYPVLKDSYLFLANINKRHKAYCLEHRFSLIKSLSDLKRPYVLVTDRTYKKTEPQLASKVVTIDYRPGYSESDKCFPMPFPMFSGVYRNGQDLMVDQLRHAPRQWQILFGGDAATKKYSQVTIADVYSKIPRAEVLDVLRTELDGGAIKEPLAQTELDCLKAEPHRGLVIINTRHCQIDTADWLATIAKARFFLACPGVRYPMSHNAIEALAVGTVPIIQYPELFFPPLEHNVNCLVYKNKQELVDVLKRAMSMPPEDVATLSTRAAAYYDQFLEPKRVVQRLLAHNPGNVNLRLLPFLKKGGGFA from the coding sequence ATGCGAGTATCTACCCCATTGTTATCGCAGGTTGGTCATCATGTTGATAGCCGCGTGCGACGTTATCGCGGTGTGTTTTATTGGCCGGCGTATAAACATTACCGACGTTGGCGTTTGGAGCAAAACTACCAAATCCCAGCCGATACGCCATTGGTGGTATTCGATTTTTCTCATACACGTATCGATGGCCCACAGGGACGACGATTCTATGCGCTATTTATCTATTTTATTCGCGCCGGCTATTATCCCGTCTTAAAAGATAGCTACCTGTTTCTAGCCAATATAAACAAGCGCCATAAAGCCTATTGTTTAGAGCACCGCTTCTCTCTAATTAAGAGCTTAAGTGACTTAAAGCGCCCCTATGTGTTGGTAACCGATCGCACCTATAAAAAAACTGAGCCGCAACTGGCGAGTAAAGTTGTAACCATTGATTATAGGCCGGGCTACAGCGAGTCCGACAAATGTTTCCCAATGCCTTTCCCAATGTTTTCGGGGGTATATCGAAACGGGCAAGATCTGATGGTGGATCAGCTGCGGCATGCGCCTAGGCAATGGCAAATATTGTTTGGTGGCGATGCGGCGACCAAAAAGTATTCCCAAGTAACTATTGCCGATGTTTATAGCAAAATCCCCAGAGCAGAAGTACTCGATGTGTTGCGTACCGAGCTTGACGGTGGCGCTATAAAAGAGCCTCTAGCCCAAACAGAACTAGATTGCTTAAAGGCGGAGCCACATCGTGGCTTGGTGATTATCAACACCCGACATTGCCAAATCGACACGGCCGATTGGCTAGCTACCATAGCTAAAGCTAGATTTTTTCTAGCTTGCCCTGGCGTACGCTACCCTATGTCGCATAACGCCATAGAGGCGCTTGCGGTTGGTACCGTGCCAATTATTCAGTACCCAGAGCTTTTTTTCCCGCCGCTAGAGCATAACGTAAACTGCTTGGTGTATAAAAATAAGCAAGAACTTGTGGATGTTTTAAAACGGGCGATGAGCATGCCACCAGAAGATGTTGCGACTTTATCGACTAGGGCGGCAGCTTATTATGATCAGTTTTTGGAGCCTAAAAGGGTTGTGCAGCGGCTGCTTGCGCACAACCCAGGGAATGTGAACCTAAGGCTGTTGCCCTTTCTTAAAAAGGGCGGTGGTTTCGCCTAG
- a CDS encoding FadR/GntR family transcriptional regulator has translation MESSPSRNLTQQLVHDLGKAIVHGKYDVAQSLPSEAEICDQFSISRSAVREAVKMLTAKGLISSRPRQGIRVLPRDRWNLFDTDVLGWILSGKPTLQMLKHFLQLRGAIEPAAAELAAVGATVTKLRNLETALARMKAAEKGLDDPLDADIEFHISILMATGNPFYVQLRSFIETALRVSIRFSNQIKGVQAADYNIHAAIFNAITEGNPADARRYCEEIHKEAIALIDSELVRQEAL, from the coding sequence ATGGAATCTAGTCCCAGCAGAAATCTTACTCAACAACTCGTACACGACCTAGGTAAAGCGATTGTTCACGGCAAATACGATGTCGCCCAAAGCTTACCTTCTGAAGCCGAGATTTGTGATCAATTTAGCATTAGTCGCAGCGCGGTGCGCGAAGCGGTAAAAATGCTCACCGCCAAAGGGCTAATATCTTCCCGGCCTCGCCAAGGCATACGGGTTTTACCCCGCGACCGCTGGAACCTGTTTGACACAGATGTTTTGGGTTGGATACTAAGCGGCAAGCCCACCCTGCAAATGCTAAAGCACTTTTTACAGTTGCGCGGCGCAATTGAGCCTGCAGCAGCCGAGCTCGCCGCTGTTGGTGCCACGGTTACCAAACTAAGAAATTTAGAAACAGCGCTAGCTAGAATGAAGGCTGCCGAAAAAGGGCTGGATGATCCACTAGATGCCGATATTGAATTCCACATTAGTATTCTAATGGCCACAGGCAACCCGTTTTATGTGCAATTACGCAGTTTTATCGAGACGGCGTTGCGGGTCAGCATTCGTTTCTCCAACCAAATTAAGGGTGTGCAAGCTGCCGACTACAACATCCACGCAGCTATTTTTAATGCCATTACCGAAGGAAACCCCGCCGACGCACGCCGCTACTGTGAAGAAATTCATAAAGAAGCCATTGCATTAATTGATTCAGAACTCGTTCGCCAAGAAGCCCTGTAA